The following is a genomic window from Aeromonas sp. FDAARGOS 1405.
GGTGACTTTCTGGTGGAAGGAGATGCCTCCAGCGCTTCTTACTTCCTCGCAGCGGGCGCCATCAAGGGCAAGGTGCGGGTCACCGGTATCGGCAAGCACAGCATTCAGGGTGATATCCACTTCGCCGACGTGCTGGAGAAGATGGGCGCGCGCATCACCTGGGGCGATGATTTTATCGAGGCGGAGCAGGCACCGCTGCACGGAGTGGATATGGACATGAACCATATTCCCGATGCGGCCATGACCATCGCCGTTGCCGCACTGTTTGCCGAGGGGCCGACCTCCATTCGCAATATCTACAACTGGCGGGTGAAAGAGACCGATCGTCTGCACGCCATGGCGACCGAGCTGCGCAAGCTGGGCGTTGAAGTGGAGGAGGGGCATGACTTCATCACCGTGACCCCGCCGACCCAGCTCAAACATGCCGAGATCGACACCTACAACGATCACCGTATCGCCATGTGCTTCTCGCTGGTGGCGTTGTCGGATACTCCGGTCACCATCAATGATCCCAAGTGCACCTCGAAGACCTTCCCGGATTACTTCGACAAGCTGGCCAGTATCAGCTCGCGTGGCTGATCACTGACAAACCCGTCATCATCGACGCTTCGGGCCCGCGCTGAGCGGGCCTTCTTGCCTTCCTCACCAGCATCGTCATTTCGCCTAGCATCATTTCAATAACTTGCAAGATTGCCATGCAAAATAGTTTTGTGATTGCTGTAATTTCCTATTTACACATGCGCTGTCGCGGGCTATGTTGAGATTTCCTAATCGCAGTCATCTAGCAGGAAGCCTTGTCATGCAGCATCAAACCGACGACGTTCGTATCAGTGAAATCAAAGAGTTATTACCCCCGGTTGCGGTGCTTGAGAAGTTTCCGGCTACCGAGGTGGCCTCGTCCACCGTTTTTGAATCCCGTCAGGCCATTCACAATATCCTGGCCGGCGAAGATGATCGTCTGCTGGTGGTGATTGGTCCTTGCTCCATCCATGATCCGGTTGCCGCGCTGGAGTACGGCAAGCGCCTCAAGGCGTTGCGCGACGAGCTGAAAGGTCAGCTGGAGATCGTGATGCGGGTCTACTTCGAAAAACCGCGCACCACAGTGGGCTGGAAGGGGCTGATCAACGATCCGTACCTCGACAATAGCTGCAAGATCAACGACGGTCTGCGCATTGGTCGCAAGCTGTTGCTGGATCTCAACGACATGGGGCTGCCAACTGCCTCCGAGTTCCTCGACATGATCACCCCGCAATATGTGGCGGATCTGATGAGCTGGGGCGCGATCGGTGCCCGTACTACCGAATCCCAGGTACACCGCGAGCTGGCCTCCGGTCTCTCCTGCCCGGTGGGCTTCAAGAACGGCACTGATGGCACCATCAAGGTGGCCATCGATGCCATTGGCGCTGCCAGTGCGCCGCACCACTTCCTGTCGGTCACCAAATACGGTCACTCCGCCATCGTGGCGACCCGCGGCAACCCGGACTGTCACATCATTCTGCGTGGTGGTCGTGAGCCGAACTACAGTGCGGCCCATGTCAGCGAAGTTGTGAAGGGGCTGGAGAAGGCCGGTTTGCCGCAGAAGGTGATGATCGACTTCAGTCACGCCAACAGCAGCAAACAGTTCAAGAACCAGATGGTGGTGGCCGAAGATGTAGCCGGCCAGCTGCGTGCCGGCAGCAAGGCGGTGTTTGGTGTGATGGTGGAGAGCCATCTGGTGGAAGGGCGTCAGGATTTGGTCGAGGGCTGCGAGCTTACCTTCGGTCAGAGCATCACGGATGCCTGCATCGGTTGGGCCGATACAGAAGTGCTGCTGCGCAATCTGGCGGATGCCGTTGCAACCCGCAACGCCCGCTAAAGACGGGATTTTGCAGTCGCAGTGACAAAGAGAAAGTAATAACCAGAGGCCGCTATTGCGGCCTCATCTATTCGTGTTGCAGGGCTTAAGGCTCAGGGTTGGGCATCGGGCCGGAAGCTGGCGCGGATCTGCGGAACCAGGCTCGAGGGGTCGAACCCCTTCTCTTCTCCCAGCACCGGATGGAGCAGAGGCTTGTCCTCGATGGGGGTGATATCCCCCGCCAGCAGCTGGCGGGTGGCCTGACCCATCTGGTAGAGCTGGCGCACCGGAGCAAATTGTTCCCCGAGGATAAGAGGATCATCGCTGCGGGCAAAGGCCATCATGGGGATCTGGTAGGTGGCATCGCGCGCCGGTTTGTCGCCGTGAATACCCTTGCCGGCGGACATCAAAAACGGCTGGTGATCGCCAAAGGCCACCACCAGATAGCGCTTGCCCGACTGGTCGAGGGTCTTGAGCAGACGCTCAAGCGAGGCCATGGCATCCACCACCCCGGTGTAGTAGGTGTTGAGCAACTGGGTGTCGCTCTCGCTCTGGTTCGGGCAGGCGCCGCTGCGCTCCTGCCCCTGATAGCGGGGGCCATCGAAGGGGCCGTGCCCCTGCATGGTGACCGCATAGGCAAACAGCGGCTTATCATCCTGTTCGCTGCGCTTGAGCAGGTGGTCGATCAGCGCATCATCTGAGATATAGAGCCCCTTGTACTCAAGGGTGGTAAAACGGGTATCGAACCAACGCTCCTCATAGCCGAGCGCCGGGATTGCCTTGGCGCGGCCCCAGAATTTTTCTACGTAGGGGTGGGCGAACAGCGTCTTATAGCCGCTCTGTCTGGCGCTCTGGGCCAGCCCCGGCACCTGCTCCGAGAGGTAGTAGTAGGGCACCACCCCCTGCTTGAGCAAGCCCACCGGCAGGCCGGTATTCATCTCGAACTCCGCCAGCACCGTCATGCCGCCAGTGGTGGGGGAGTGGATGGTCTTTTGCCACTGCTGCACGCTGGCGGGCAGGGATAGGGTGGGGGCCGGGGCGCAGATACGCCCCTTCCAGTCGAGCCAGAGCGACTCATATTGCAGCACGATCACCAGATCCCAGCGCGGCGCAATGCCTTGGGGCGGATGGCTCAACTGCGGGGTCAGCTCGTTGATCTGCAAGGGGTAGCGAAACACGCTGCCGCTTTGCAGCATCTCGTCCACCAGATTGAACAGATAGAGGCCGGGGCCGGAGCGGATGATGTCCCTGTGGTAGTTGACTGCGCGATCCACGTAACGAATGTTGGCCCCCAGCAGCTTGTTGCCGGTCTGGGTGGCAAAGACACAGAGGGCAAAGAAGGCGACGGTGGCGGCTGCGGTGCGCAGCACCCAGCGTGACAGGGCAAAGCGCCAGCAGAGAAACAGTGCCAGCAAAAGGGTGAAGATGGGTAGGATGGGGTGCTGATCGAGGAGAATCCGCAGCAGCGCCAGCAGGTTGCCAAAATCATCACCCCCGAGTGGCACCCCGTAGATGGCGATCTTCATAAAGTTGGCCAGCAGGCCTATTCCCGAAAGTGCGGTAAAGACCAGCCCCATATAGAGGTTGAAGCCCGCGAGCGCGCAGAGGCTCCAGCCCAGCACCATGCTGCCCCAGGCCAGATAGTAGTGTTCCGGCCGAAAGCCTGACCAGAGCAGAAACTCCCCCAGCTTGAACACCACGAAGCCGTGCAGCAGCACGAAGGTGAGGTTGCCGAGCAGCAGGCTGCCGATGATCCGCCAGCGCAGGCTGCGGCGCAGCGTTGGCAGCACCATTTTGAGCACGGCGGCGCTCAGAACCAGTACCAGAGTAAGGCTCACCATCAGATAGGTGAGGTTGAAGCCCTGCTCCGGCAGGGTTTGCAGGATCTGGCTGAAATCGCCGCTCTCGGGGCGATCTTTGAGCAGCAGACCGATGCGCAGCTGATAGCGGCTGGCCAGTGCATCGTCCGGGGCGCGCAAGGTGCTGTTGAGATCCAGCGAGCAGCGGTTATTGCGGCACACCTGACGCTTATCCACCGCCTGACTGAGCTGGTCGATCCGCTCCCCCTTGTCGTTGAGCAGCTCCACTCGCACCTTGTCCCCCGCTTGCAGCGGCTCCCGCAACAGCCACTGGCTGCGCACCACCAGATAGAGGCCGCGGCTGTCGCTTTTATAGAGCAGGGCGTGGCGGGTGAGGGTGGCCAGCGGATTGTCGGCGGGGCCCAGCACCAGCGGTTGGGCACGGCCCAGCCAGCTGCCGGGATTGATCAGCGGTAATAACAGCGTCAGCAGCAGCAATCCGCCCAGCAGGGCCAGTAGCCCGGAGGACAGACTCAGGGCACGGGGGCGGCCTGAGGAGGGGCGATTCATATAAGCTCATCCTTTGAGCGAGTAAGGGAGAGATCGTTCATCCGTATAGAGTTTGACCCGATGGTGCGGGCCTTGTTCCAACTTGTCAATTTAATGACCACTTAATGAATATTTGGTTACAGCTCAACCTTGCAAATTGTGATCCCGATCGAGGGGTTGTTCGGAATATGTGATGAAAGCGTCATCATGGGGTTTTGCCACTGGCTTGGGAGGGGTGTGCTGTTTAGGCTCTCAATAGCGACAGGAGGTACATGTATGAATCCTAAGGTGATGGCGCGTCAGGCCAGATTACTGCGCATGCTGGAGAGCAAGGAAGAGATCCGGATCGGACGCGAGCGCGACTGTCCGCTGCCACTGGCCCAGCTGACCAAACTAAAGGATACTCATCCCGCGGTGGTCAAGGTCTATCGCCACGGTCTTACCGCCGAGGTGTTTCACCTCAAGGTAGAGGGGCATCACTGGTGCCTCAAGCGGCGGCGTCAGGATTCGCTGGTAGCCAACCTTGATGGCAAGACCGCTTTCCTCACCGAGCTGGAACGGCGGCGTGAAATCGAGGCGCTGCGCGAGCTGCATCCCACCATCCTCTCCCATGTGGTCTGCACCAGCTTTGGCTCGGCGCGGGCTGGAGTGCTGGTTTCCCCCTGGTTGCGGGGTGTGCCGGTCCATCAGCTCAACGAGCGCAATCTGGCCCAGATGCTGGAGGTGCAGGGTGAGCTGGCCCGCTGGGGCTGGTTTGACTGGGACCCGAGCCCTGGCAACCTGCTCGATGATGGCGAGCAGATCTGCGTGTTCGACTTTGGCTATATGTGGACCTTTGACCCCCGCTTTGAATACAACTCCAATGGTCTGGTCGACTCGCAGTTCCATGTGCCGGAGCGGCTGGAGACCCGCACTCTCTCGGGGCTCTGGCTCGATGAGGCCGATCCCTTGCCGCAATTTCGCTATTGGCGCGAGCTTTGTCTGAAATGGGTCAAACGGGAGATCCATCACCTGATCCGCGAAGGGGCAAGTGCCCCTGTGCTGGCCCGCTTGCAAGCCCTGCAGGGGGAGTGGAGCACCGCGCTGGCGAGTGACGAGGCGCTGGCCGCCAACTGGTGGCGGGACATGTATCGCAGCCACCAGCTCGATGTGGCCGATGATCTGAGCGGCCAGAGCTGCGGCCCGCTGACCCTGCGTCGTCTTGACTGGCTGGAGCAGGCGGTAACGGATCACTATCCGCTGCTGGTGGACAATCTCTCATCTCAACAGACGGAGCTTGGCCAGACCGGGCTGCTGGCCCGCTTGCAGCAGCTGCGCCGCGAAGCCGTGGCCTGCCAGTTGCCCGCCACCAGCTTTGCCTGAGCCAATACGTCAGTGATACATAAATAAACAGGGCGCCTTGTCGGCGCCCTGTTGCATGGTAGGAACCGCATCGCGGTGAGGGTCAGTCCAGCAACTCCTGATGGAGGCGGTTGACGATATTGCCCGCCTCGCTCTCCTTGACCAGGAAGCAGAGGTTATGGGCGCTGGCGCCGTAGCAGATCATCCGGATGTTGTGCTCGCGCAGGGCGTCAAAGACCTGACTGCCCACCCCGTTCACTTCGCTCATCCGGTTGCCGATCAGCGCCACCAGTGCCAGACCGTTTTCCACCTCCACCTTGCAGAGTTGCCCCAGCTCGGCCAGTACCTTGTCGCTCAGGATCGGCTCGCCGTTGCTCTGGCTGCCGGTGTGATCCAGCGTCAATGACACGCTCACTTCCGAGGTAGTGATGAGATCCACCGAGATGCGGTGACGGGCCAGAATGCCGAACACTTCGGCCAGAAAGCCGTAGGCGTGGAACATATTGAGGCTGTGCAGGGTCACCAGCACCTGCTGGCGGCGCAGGGCGACGGCGCGAAACAGCGGGCTTGAATCTGTGCTGGCACGGATCCAGGTACCACTGGCGGCAGGATCCTTGGCGGAGCCGACAAACACCGGAATATTCTGGCGCACCGCCGGTTGCAGGGTGGCAGGGTGCAGCACTTTGGCGCCGAAGGTGGCCATCTCGGCCGCTTCGACAAAGCTGATTTCGGGAATGGGGCGGGCGCGGGTGACGAGGCGCGGATCCGTGGTGTAGATGCCGGGCACATCGGTCCAGATCTCGATACTGGCGGCATCGAGCGCTTCGGCGAGCAGGGCGGCGCTGTAGTCGGAGCCGCCACGACCCAGCGTGGTGGTGCGGCCATCGCCATCGGCACCGATAAAGCCCTGGGTGATGATGAGGCTGTCGCCCAGCTGCGGGCCCAGCGTCTGCTGGCAGAGGGTACGGGTGGTGGCCAGATCGACGGTGGCCTTGCCAAAGCGGCTGTCGGTGCGCATCAGCTGGCGCACATCTTGCCAGTGGGCCTTGACGCCGCGCTGGCGCAGCAGTTCGGTAAAGAGACGGGTAGACATCAGCTCGCCACAGGCGATGAGGCGATCAGCCAGTTCGGCATCGGTCTGCTGGCTGGCCTGCTGCGACATGGTGCGGATCTCGCCGAGTTGATCGTGGATCAGCGCCGTCACTTCGGCGGGGTGGCCAAGGTCGGCCAGAATTGCCTGTTGAATGTCGGACAGCTTGGCCAGCTGCTCGTCGCGGCCCGCTTCGTCCAGCTCACCTTGTGCCAGAGCGACCAGCAGGTTGGTGACACCGGCGCTGGCGCTCAGTACCACCACCCGCGTGGCGGGATTGGCCAGCACGATATCGGCGCAGTGATTCATGGCCGGGAAGTTGGCGACACTGGTTCCGCCAAACTTGGCGACATTGATCGGGCTCATTGCTTACTCCTGTCTTATTTTAAGATTCCGGTTCCATCGGGCAAAAAAGAGAGGAGGAGGCTGAAAATGGCAGGAATGAACGAAGCTATCCCGGCCAGAAGCACTCCACCTGCAGAGCCCATCCCGTACCGCCCCTGACAGGGCGCGGTGGGGGATGATCACTACCGATGACAACCCGGGGGATTCAGCCCCCGCAGCCGACGTTGAGGTTACCAGTCTCCTCACTCGTCTCGGCGCTGCTCCCCCTGACCCAAGTTCACCGGACGCTGGCGTCCTCCCTTGGGCTGCCTGGGCAGCGCTCCTCTTCTGGCTCCACCAGGGTGGTGGAGTGCATTTAGAAATACCCTGCGTTGGATTGCACTGTCAATCGAGTTTGTGAAAAAGTTCAAATTGTCAGCTAACTCAACGCAGGATCAATGACTTAGGCAATGGTCTTTGACAAAACCTTGGAACGGCGCTGCCAGTTGTAGAGACGCTGGCGCGCCACCGGCAGATCTTCCACTTCCAGCGGATCAAAGCCCCGCTCCCGGAACCAGTGGATGGAGCGGGTGGTAAGCACGAACAGGCGGCGGATGCCGAGCCGCTTGGCCCGCTCGGCCACCTTGGCCACTAACTGATCCCCCCGGTTGGAGTTGCGGTAGTCGGGGTGTATGGCGACGCAGGCCATCTCCGCCATCGCCTCTTCCATAAAGCAGTAGAGGGCCGCGCAGCCGATGATGAGGCCATCGCGCTCAATGATGGTGAACTTGTCGATCTCCATCTCCAGCTGCTCGCGGGAGCGGCGCACCAGAATCCCTTCCTCCTCCAGCGGGCGGATCAGATCCAGAATGCCGCCGATATCCTCGATGGTGGCGGCGCGGGCCTGTTCGGCGCTTTCCCGAACTATCTGGGTGCCGAGGCCGTCACGGCTGAACAGCTCCTGCAGCATGGCGCCATCATCCTGATAGCTCACCAGATGGGAGCGGGGCACCCCGCCGCGGCAGGAGGCAATGGCCGCGCGCAGATAGCGTGCTGTGCCGGACATCTCTTCCCCTGCCTGCTCCAGCTCCACCAGCAGCTCTTCGGCCTGCTCGGGGAAGAGCTCGGAGATGGCTTCGCCGCGCCTGTCCATCACCCCCTGGGTGCTGCTAAAGCAGATGAGCTTGTCTGCCTTGAGATCGACCGCCACCCGGCGGGCCACCTCTTCGGAGCTCAGGTTAAAGCTCTCGCCGGTGACCGAGCAGCCGATGGGGGAGATGAGCACCAGACTCTTCTGATCGAGCTGGCGGGTGATCCCCTCCACGTCGATGCGGCGCACCCGGCCGCTGTGGCAAAAGTCGATGCCATCATCCACCCCCAGTGGCTGGGCAGTGACGAAGTTGCCGCTCACCACACTGATCCGCGCCCCCTGCATGGGGGTGTTCGCGAGCCCCATGGAGAGCTGGGCGGTGATGTCATATTGCAGGCCGCCACACACCTGTTTGATGATGGTGAAACTCTCGTCATCGGTGACCCGGATCCGCTTGTGATACTGGGCCTCGATACCGGCGCGGGCCAGCGCCTCATCGTTTTGCGGACGTGAACCAAACACCAGCACCAGGCGTATGCCCAGTGTCTGCAGCAGGGCGATATCGCTGACGATATTGGCGAAGTTGGGGTGGCAGATGGCTTCTCCCCCCATCATCAGCACAAAGGTGGCACCCCGATGCACATTGACATAGGGGGTGGATTGCCGGAAGGCATTGACCAGACTGGGTTCGCGTTCACGCACTTGATATTTCTTCCATAAAAAAACAGCGATTGGCTCAATATATGAAAATTAATTCACAAATCAAGACTAAATATTAATTTTGGCCGTTTCTGGTCTCTACGAGGGGCGGCTTGGCCGTGCAGATCGGGAAAGGATGGTTGGAAGCGCAGATGGCTGTTGGGGCGAGCGGGGAGGGGCCCGCCGGTTGATCCAGCGCGATAAACTGCTATCTTCGATGCTCCTTTTCGTCAGCTGTGTGATTTCACAGGGTTTTATACAAGGACAGAATTCATGGAACAGATTATTTCACCGGCAGATGCCCTGCCGGGACGACGCGAAGCGATGGTGATTGGTCAGCAGCATGCGGTGAATGGCAACCCGACCCAGGGTCCCTGGCCCGAGAACATGGAGATCGCCTGGTTTGGTATGGGCTGTTTCTGGGGCGTGGAGCGCCTGTTCTGGCAGCAGCCGGGCGTCTATTCCACCGCGGCCGGTTATCAGGGCGGTGTGACCCAAAACCCCACCTACAAAGAGGTGTGCAGCGGCCTGACCGGTCATGCCGAGACGGTGCAGGTGGTGTTTGATCCGGCGGTGATCAGCTACGGCGATCTGCTCAGACTGTTCTGGGAGCAGCACGATCCGGCGCAGGGGATGCGTCAGGGCGGGGACATTGGTACCCAGTATCGCTCGGTGATCTTCTATGGCGATGAGAGCCAGCAGATCATTGCCCAGCAGAGCATGGCGGCCTATCAGCAGGCGATGGCGGCAAGCGGCGACAGTCGTGCCATTACCACCCGCATTCTGCCGCTGGCGCCCTTCTACTACGCCGAGGATTACCATCAGCAATATCTGGAGAAAAATCCGGATGGCTACTGCGGATTGGGTGGCATTGGAGTCTGTTTGCCGCCAAGCCTGAACCGCTGAACAGGTTTGTAGTCGATTTCTTAATAAAAGTGAAAATAAATGGTCGGAGGAGGGAACTTATTGCGACCAGTCGGGACTAACTAGGTAGCGTCCAGGGATCGGATGCAAAGTCCAGACACATTTCTTGCCTTGATAACCGCCTGATGAATGAACGCACTGGCGGGTTGAAAATGATAGCAAGCAGGGCTGCCCACCAAGGCGGCCCTTTTCATATCTGCTTGTTTTCGCTCGGGAGGGGCGATCGGTCAGGCGATCGCGCTGTCGAACAGGTTCTTGATGAGATCGATAAATTCGATGAGGAAGGTTTTTTGTTCCGGGGTCGGGGCGCGCAGCCAGACAGCAGAGAGCACCTCTTCCAGATCGGCGACCACGGCGTCGGCCTCCTGCATGATGGCGAAACGCACCTTGGGATCGAGCTGGGGGTTTTGTTCGCAAATGGCCATCAGGTTGCTGGCAACACGGCCACTGACCAGGTCTTCGATGGTCTCTTCACCATCGCTCTGCTGTTGGGATTCAAACAATCCCAAACTCTCCACCAGATACTCGATCAGCGAGATATAGCCTTCACTTTCTACCACCATGGTTGCTGCCTCAATACAGTAACAATACGAAAATTGAGCGTATTTTAGTGGCTTGCTCTAGCTTGGCAAGCTGCAGTGCAGGCGATGGCGAGTAAAACTGACTCCGCCCCGCTCCACGCACTCCAGCCCGGTCAACGTAAAGCCATGTCGTAAAAATAGCTCATAACTGAAGGCGCTGGCCTCGGTGGTGATGAGCGTCAGACCGAGCCCTCTGGCTCCCGCGAGCGCCGTGGTGAGTAACAGATTGCCCAGTCCCTGGCGCTGATGGTCGGCGCTCACATAGAGCAGACTGAGGTGGCCATCGGAGCTCAGAGTGACAAAACCGAGGGGCACATTTGCCTGCTCTGCCACCCAGCCGTGGTGTTCACGCAGCTGGCCGACAAAGCCCGGATGCTGTGAACCGAGGGCCCACTGCTCCACCTGTTCTGCGCTGTAGTGCTCGGGGCCGCTGTGTCGCACCGCCTGCTCAAACAGGGTCACGAGGGCGGGGATATGTGTCTCGTCAAGGGGGATAATACGCAGTGCTGGCGTCATAAGGTTGGGTCGTCAGTGGGGGAGAGGGTGCGCGGCGCCTGTGGCCGTTTGGCTTTGGGCAAACCCGCGACAACCCGCTCATAGGAGTGGAGCACCCAGCCTTGCCAGAGATCATCCGGCAAGGTGCTGTTCAGGGTCACTGTGTTCCAGTGTTGTTTGTTCATATGCCAGCCCGGTTTGACCTCGGGGTGGATCTCGCGCAGCAGCAACGCTAGCTCGGGCTCGCACTTGAGGTTGATGGTAAGCGGCTCGGCCTGCCAATCCACCAGCGCGAACATCTTGCCCGCGATGCGGTAGACCAGGATCTCCGGGCCAAACGGTGTATCTTCGGTGGTGCCCGGCAGGGAGAGCAGAAAGTGGCGCAAACGGGTCAAATCCATGGTGGGTTCTCGCGCAAGGGGTGATCCGGGTCATGTCAGGCGCATATCTATCGGCGGGCCTGTTCTGTTAATATGCGCCAGCCGAGTATACCCCCCATCACCAAGGGAGCCTATTGGATGTTGTATCACAAGACTTTCGAACTGGGTCCCGAGCGGGATTGGGTGGTGTTTGTCCACGGCGCCGGTGGCAGCTCCTCCATCTGGTTCAAGCAGCTGCGCGCCTATCGCGAGCACTTCAATGTGCTGCTGCTGGACTTGCGCGGCCACGGCCAGTCCCACCAGCTGCAACAGGTGGTCAAGGGCCACTACAGCTTTCGGGAAGTGACCGAAGATATCGTTCGGCTGCTCGATCATCTCGATATCCGCCGCGCCCACTTTGTCGGCATCTCCCTTGGTACCATCCTGATTCGCCATCTGGCCGAGCTCTGCCCGGAGCGGGTCAAGAGCATGGTACTGGGGGGCGCCATCCTGCGGCTCGATATCCGATCGCGGGTGCTGGTGCAGCTGGGCCGACTCGGCCAGCACTTCCTGCCCTATATGTGGCTCTACCGGCTGTTTGCCTTCATCATCATGCCGCGCCAGCACCATCAGGAGTCGCGCAATCTCTTTGTGCGCGAGGCCCGCAAGCTCTGCCAGAAAGAGTTCAAGCGCTGGTTCCGCCTCGCCACCGAGGTCAACCCGCTGATGCGCTATTTTCGCGAACGCTCCCTGCCCATTCCCACCCTCTATGTGATGGGGGAGGAGGATCATATGTTTCTGGCACCGGTGCGCGAACAGGTGGCCATCGATGCCAGCTCCTCGTTGGCGGTGATCCAGCGGTGCGGCCATGTCTGCAATGTGGAGCAGCCGGAACAGTTTAATCGTCGTACGCTGGCATTTATTCAATCGCTGGGGTGCGGACGGAAATAAGGATTCGTTACGCTGTGCATTCAGGTCATGCTACAGCGGCATTGCAAGCAGGCCGTGAGCAAAGCGCTGCCAACGTGCAATAGATGTCGCTGTCTTGGCGATCGTATAAGCCGCATACTTTCAAGCTACAAGGGGTGATCTGCCCCTCTGATTCTTTATAATGCCCCCCTTTAAAATCGCCGGACCCGGGTTCGGCGCGCGCTGATGGCTGGCTACGTCATCAGGCAGATCATCAGGATTGAGAAACGGTTATGCATACTCTGGAACAGCTGCGCGCAGGTGAACTGTGCGGTGCCCGCCATCTGAAGCTTTGTGAAAATCTGACGGAGTTTCCCCCTGAGATCCTAAGCCTTAAAGAGACGCTGGAGGTGCTGGATTTGACCGGCAACCAGCTAAGCACGCTCCCTGACGAGCTGGCCGGGTTTGGCAAACTGCGCATCATCTTCTGCTCCGAGAACCGCTTTACCGAGCTGCCCGAGGTGCTGGGGCGCTGCCCGGCGCTCACCATGGTGGGCTTTAAGGCCAACCGGATTGCCACCGTGTCGGCCAAAGCGCTGCCCGCCGGTTTGCGCTGGCTGATCCTGACCGATAACGCAATTGAACGGCTGCCCGATGAGCTGGGCCAGTGCGACGCCCTGCAAAAGCTGATGCTGGCGGGCAACCGCCTACGCGAGCTGCCGACGAGCCTTGCCAACTGTCGCAATCTGGAGTTGCTGCGCATCGCCGCCAACCGCATCGAACGCTTCCCCGAGTGGCTGCTCTCTCTGCCGCGCCTTTCATGGCTTGCCTACTCCGGCAACCCCTTTAGTGAAGGGGAGGAGGCGCGGGCCATCGATGATGCCCATGTCACGCCGATTGCCTGGGAGACGCTGGCGCTGGGCGAGCTGCTGGGTCAGGGGGCATCCGGCGTTATCCATCGCGCCACCCTTGTGGGTAATCCTGCTGATGAAGTGACTCAGGCGAGCGGCAGAGCCGATGCCAGTCAGGTTGCGGTCAAGCTGTTCAAGGGGGCGGTGACCAGCGATGGATTGCCTCGCTGTGAGATGGCGGCGTCGCTAGCGGCGGGCACTCATCCCAACCTTATCAAGGTGATAGGCAAGGTGGCGGATCACCCCTCCGGCATTCCGGCGCTGGTGATGGAGCTGATCGACCCGGCCTTTGCCAATCTGGCCGGACCGCCGAGCCTGGACTCCTGCACCCGGGATATCTATCCCGATGGGCTGTGCCTGA
Proteins encoded in this region:
- a CDS encoding GNAT family N-acetyltransferase, coding for MTPALRIIPLDETHIPALVTLFEQAVRHSGPEHYSAEQVEQWALGSQHPGFVGQLREHHGWVAEQANVPLGFVTLSSDGHLSLLYVSADHQRQGLGNLLLTTALAGARGLGLTLITTEASAFSYELFLRHGFTLTGLECVERGGVSFTRHRLHCSLPS
- a CDS encoding MmcQ/YjbR family DNA-binding protein, whose translation is MDLTRLRHFLLSLPGTTEDTPFGPEILVYRIAGKMFALVDWQAEPLTINLKCEPELALLLREIHPEVKPGWHMNKQHWNTVTLNSTLPDDLWQGWVLHSYERVVAGLPKAKRPQAPRTLSPTDDPTL
- a CDS encoding alpha/beta fold hydrolase, whose product is MLYHKTFELGPERDWVVFVHGAGGSSSIWFKQLRAYREHFNVLLLDLRGHGQSHQLQQVVKGHYSFREVTEDIVRLLDHLDIRRAHFVGISLGTILIRHLAELCPERVKSMVLGGAILRLDIRSRVLVQLGRLGQHFLPYMWLYRLFAFIIMPRQHHQESRNLFVREARKLCQKEFKRWFRLATEVNPLMRYFRERSLPIPTLYVMGEEDHMFLAPVREQVAIDASSSLAVIQRCGHVCNVEQPEQFNRRTLAFIQSLGCGRK
- a CDS encoding leucine-rich repeat-containing protein kinase family protein, with the protein product MHTLEQLRAGELCGARHLKLCENLTEFPPEILSLKETLEVLDLTGNQLSTLPDELAGFGKLRIIFCSENRFTELPEVLGRCPALTMVGFKANRIATVSAKALPAGLRWLILTDNAIERLPDELGQCDALQKLMLAGNRLRELPTSLANCRNLELLRIAANRIERFPEWLLSLPRLSWLAYSGNPFSEGEEARAIDDAHVTPIAWETLALGELLGQGASGVIHRATLVGNPADEVTQASGRADASQVAVKLFKGAVTSDGLPRCEMAASLAAGTHPNLIKVIGKVADHPSGIPALVMELIDPAFANLAGPPSLDSCTRDIYPDGLCLSVPDALAMAHGIASVAGHLHRAGIMHGDLYGHNILFSRGSDAPARALLGDFGAASLYERSNRERAVGLERLEVRAFGCLLEELLAHCDTQDSPLDGLHQLKAACLSELPADRPDFAFIERQLAAVRATLS